In Georgenia soli, a genomic segment contains:
- a CDS encoding FAD-dependent oxidoreductase, with translation MKFERGSIGTVAEEGLPEEVDVAIVGSGGAGLMAALTAAKEGARVLVVESRELVGGATGISAGAAWIPNHGFSTKELKVKDSLDEARRYIYGQGRDQTLDHDLVEKFLETGPYVARYIEKHTAFGWIPTIWPDYRSDIDGASVGRALFPGPYSPAGLGEAAKYVRPALTTGMAKNPLPFWLLGGIGIDDVWLAGPALVGALLEASLRNGVDVRVEAPATRLVVEDSEVRGVVVSSGGAEHTVRATRGVLLASGGFESSDETTTAYLGAPFGVQVSPKGHDGIAVQLAEEVGADLTGMEDAWWMPGVQLPGEELEGRPLARVFLGERALPHSIMVNSKGERFANEALAYDQFGQIMREIDPETGTMPNATAWLIFDQNYWEKFGIFGVTPGGEVPDYLERASTLSELAAKIGVDEVGLLRTVDRFNPEAARARDPEFNRGGTMFDRYFGAYYPRLGKNSPDARFPAATAKARTAIAGAIGPVVSKLAGRVAKKNDFERIRSLVVGPLAKIIRPVLKSPRSSVLGPIDTAPYYALKVEASALGTVGGPRTDAVGRALNKEGQVIPGLYSAGNAGGAPTKGFYGGAGGTISLGLVFGHLAGREAARRQASTQAARVSA, from the coding sequence ATGAAGTTCGAGCGAGGATCCATCGGGACGGTGGCGGAGGAGGGTCTCCCCGAGGAGGTCGACGTCGCGATCGTCGGGTCCGGCGGGGCGGGGCTGATGGCAGCCCTCACAGCGGCCAAGGAGGGAGCGCGCGTTCTCGTCGTCGAGTCCCGGGAGCTGGTCGGTGGCGCCACCGGGATCTCCGCCGGCGCCGCGTGGATCCCCAACCACGGCTTCTCCACCAAGGAGCTGAAGGTGAAGGACTCTCTGGACGAGGCCCGGCGGTACATCTACGGCCAGGGCCGCGACCAGACCCTCGACCACGACCTCGTGGAGAAGTTCCTGGAGACCGGCCCCTACGTCGCCAGGTACATCGAGAAGCACACCGCCTTCGGGTGGATCCCGACGATCTGGCCGGACTACCGCTCCGACATCGACGGCGCGTCCGTCGGCCGGGCGCTCTTCCCCGGGCCGTACTCGCCCGCGGGGCTCGGCGAGGCCGCGAAGTACGTGCGACCGGCCCTGACGACCGGCATGGCCAAGAACCCGCTCCCGTTCTGGCTGCTCGGCGGGATCGGCATCGACGACGTCTGGCTCGCCGGACCGGCACTTGTCGGGGCCCTGCTCGAGGCGTCCCTGCGCAACGGTGTCGACGTGCGCGTCGAGGCGCCCGCGACCCGACTGGTCGTGGAGGACTCCGAGGTGAGGGGCGTCGTCGTGAGTTCCGGCGGCGCCGAGCACACGGTCCGCGCCACCCGCGGCGTGCTCCTGGCCAGCGGCGGGTTCGAGAGCTCGGACGAGACCACCACGGCCTACCTCGGCGCACCCTTCGGCGTGCAGGTCTCTCCCAAGGGGCACGACGGCATCGCCGTGCAGCTGGCCGAGGAGGTCGGCGCCGACCTGACCGGCATGGAGGACGCCTGGTGGATGCCCGGCGTGCAGCTCCCCGGTGAGGAGCTCGAGGGCCGCCCGCTGGCTCGCGTGTTCCTCGGGGAGCGGGCCCTCCCGCACAGCATCATGGTGAACAGCAAGGGTGAGCGCTTCGCGAACGAGGCGCTGGCCTACGACCAGTTCGGCCAGATCATGCGCGAGATCGACCCGGAGACGGGCACCATGCCGAACGCCACCGCGTGGCTGATCTTCGACCAGAACTACTGGGAGAAGTTCGGCATCTTCGGCGTCACCCCGGGCGGGGAGGTGCCCGACTACCTCGAGCGCGCCAGCACCTTGTCGGAGCTCGCGGCGAAGATCGGGGTCGACGAGGTGGGGCTGCTCCGCACCGTCGACCGGTTCAACCCCGAGGCTGCACGCGCCCGCGACCCGGAGTTCAACCGCGGCGGCACGATGTTCGACCGCTACTTCGGCGCCTACTACCCCCGGCTGGGCAAGAACTCGCCGGACGCGCGGTTCCCCGCCGCCACCGCCAAGGCTCGCACGGCCATCGCCGGCGCGATCGGCCCGGTCGTCAGCAAGCTCGCCGGACGGGTGGCGAAGAAGAACGACTTCGAGCGCATCCGTTCTCTCGTGGTCGGGCCGCTGGCGAAGATCATCCGGCCCGTGCTCAAGAGCCCCCGGTCGAGCGTGCTCGGGCCGATCGACACCGCGCCGTACTACGCGCTCAAGGTCGAGGCCAGCGCGCTCGGCACCGTGGGCGGGCCGAGGACCGACGCCGTCGGCCGGGCGCTCAACAAGGAGGGCCAGGTCATCCCGGGCCTGTACTCCGCCGGCAACGCGGGCGGCGCGCCCACGAAGGGCTTCTACGGCGGCGCCGGCGGAACCATCTCGCTCGGCCTGGTGTTCGGTCACCTCGCGGGACGAGAGGCAGCCCGTCGGCAGGCCTCCACGCAGGCGGCGCGCGTCTCCGCGTGA
- a CDS encoding phosphatase PAP2 family protein, with product MSEGSPGRRGPAAPSAVRLAFPRRSPWRSALLLLGWAVLLLTAATGVGLLIGSGVSPTDRAVVAWAASVRTAPLTSGMTTLTELGSMRTLGPLLAVAAAWLVIRRRPAWTVAACAAAVGIVVLVDTTKLLVGRVRPSLGPVLDVVSPSFPSGHAAQSAAVLVVLAVVLTGHGSARAAAPAVAVVLVVGVGVTRVYLGVHYPSDVLAGWLLGALWAAVVLRVVAQPGPESGDGPARAVGRASAAG from the coding sequence GTGAGCGAGGGCAGCCCGGGGCGTCGGGGCCCGGCCGCGCCGTCGGCCGTCCGGCTGGCTTTCCCGCGCCGGTCCCCCTGGCGGTCCGCGCTGCTGCTCCTCGGCTGGGCGGTGCTGCTGCTGACCGCGGCCACAGGCGTCGGCCTGCTGATCGGGTCAGGCGTCTCCCCGACCGACCGCGCCGTCGTCGCGTGGGCGGCGAGCGTGCGCACGGCCCCGCTGACGTCCGGGATGACCACGCTGACCGAGCTCGGCTCCATGCGCACCCTCGGCCCGCTGCTGGCCGTCGCGGCCGCGTGGCTGGTGATCCGCCGTCGGCCCGCGTGGACGGTGGCCGCGTGTGCCGCGGCCGTCGGGATCGTGGTCCTGGTGGACACGACGAAACTGCTCGTCGGCCGCGTCCGGCCGTCGCTCGGTCCGGTGCTCGACGTCGTCTCGCCCAGCTTTCCCTCAGGGCACGCGGCGCAGTCGGCCGCCGTCCTGGTGGTCCTCGCGGTAGTTCTCACGGGGCACGGGTCCGCCCGGGCGGCGGCGCCCGCGGTCGCCGTCGTCCTCGTCGTCGGCGTAGGTGTCACGCGGGTGTATCTCGGCGTCCACTACCCCAGCGACGTGCTGGCGGGCTGGCTGCTCGGGGCGCTGTGGGCCGCCGTCGTCCTGCGGGTGGTGGCGCAGCCGGGGCCGGAGTCGGGTGACGGTCCTGCCCGCGCGGTCGGCCGGGCGTCAGCTGCCGGGTGA
- a CDS encoding DUF2530 domain-containing protein produces MANLHLFQRRADPPPAKVNAITLTVDGTVLWGVATVVIAVLAGQGRVDENWLHVCYAGLAMGVLGVGWGFVHEHRGRRRST; encoded by the coding sequence ATGGCGAACCTGCACCTGTTCCAGCGCCGCGCGGACCCCCCGCCGGCCAAGGTCAACGCCATCACGCTGACGGTGGACGGCACGGTGCTGTGGGGCGTCGCCACCGTGGTCATCGCCGTGCTGGCCGGGCAGGGCCGGGTGGACGAGAACTGGCTGCACGTCTGCTACGCCGGGCTCGCGATGGGTGTCCTCGGGGTCGGCTGGGGCTTCGTCCACGAGCACCGCGGACGCCGCCGGAGCACCTGA
- a CDS encoding FkbM family methyltransferase: MAHALARARGMFRSLAWSYGTDWGQRRKRAFYGAFVGPGDLAFDVGSHAGNRVLAFRRIGARVVAVEPQPDFVRVLQLLYGRDRGVQIEACAVGAERGTAQMRVSTRTPTVSTLAHSWVDDVQRAASFRATTWDGEVTVTVRTLDELIERHGTPHFCKIDVEGFELEALRGLTRPLPALSFEYIPVVMDRALGCVKRLTELGDYRFTFSRLESFRFATPGWLDAAGISDVLASLPADERPGDVYAVGAGAGRRGGADRPRTGGRSRG, from the coding sequence ATGGCTCACGCGCTCGCCCGAGCCCGCGGCATGTTCCGGTCCCTCGCCTGGTCCTACGGCACCGACTGGGGGCAGCGCCGCAAACGCGCCTTCTACGGGGCGTTCGTCGGCCCCGGGGATCTCGCCTTCGACGTCGGCTCGCACGCCGGCAACCGGGTGCTGGCGTTCCGCCGGATCGGTGCGCGGGTGGTGGCGGTCGAGCCCCAGCCGGACTTCGTCCGGGTCCTCCAGCTGCTCTACGGGCGCGACCGCGGTGTGCAGATCGAGGCGTGCGCGGTGGGGGCGGAACGCGGGACGGCCCAGATGCGCGTGAGCACGCGGACCCCCACCGTTTCCACGTTGGCGCACTCGTGGGTGGACGACGTGCAGCGCGCCGCCAGCTTCCGGGCCACCACGTGGGACGGCGAGGTGACCGTGACGGTGCGGACGCTGGACGAGCTGATCGAGCGTCACGGCACGCCACACTTCTGCAAGATCGACGTGGAAGGTTTCGAGCTCGAGGCGCTGCGCGGCCTCACGCGGCCCCTGCCCGCGCTCTCCTTCGAGTACATCCCCGTGGTGATGGACCGGGCGCTCGGGTGCGTGAAGCGGCTGACCGAGCTCGGCGACTACCGGTTCACGTTCTCCCGGCTCGAGTCCTTCCGTTTCGCCACGCCCGGCTGGCTGGACGCCGCGGGCATCAGCGACGTGCTCGCGAGCCTCCCGGCCGACGAACGCCCCGGAGACGTCTACGCCGTCGGTGCTGGTGCCGGTCGACGCGGGGGAGCCGATCGTCCGAGAACCGGCGGCCGCTCCCGCGGGTGA
- a CDS encoding GmrSD restriction endonuclease domain-containing protein — protein MRGIVTVAVILLGLAVDGLTGALMLLGLGALLMGLLALVTGRTVLSLPGRKGGARAVVASFVLLGFGAATIPAASSEPEPAAAPAVVRSPSTTAEATADVTAAPSSAPSPTPAGGVTAPEAAAEAPPGSALAAAGTLEVKGRAPKTGYDRDLFAYREVDLDRNGCDVRNDVLRRDLTEVSIRPGSNGCVVDTGMLADPYSGAVIPFVRGVDTSSDVQIDHVVALSDAWQKGAQQWDESRMRQFGNDPLNLLAVDGPLNAQKGDGDTATWLPPNKAFRCAYVARQVAVKVGYELWVTEAERDAMVGVLSTCPDEPLPVGETAPLAPEREAAAPVPAPAPAPAPAPVAPAPAPAPAPAPAAPGGAGDPRFGTCKEALAAGYGPYVAGRDAEYDWYRDGDGDGVVCE, from the coding sequence ATGCGCGGCATCGTCACCGTTGCGGTCATCCTCCTCGGCCTCGCCGTCGACGGCCTCACCGGCGCCCTGATGCTGCTGGGCCTCGGCGCGTTGCTGATGGGGCTGCTCGCGCTCGTCACCGGCCGCACGGTGCTCTCCCTGCCCGGCCGCAAGGGCGGGGCGCGCGCCGTCGTCGCATCTTTCGTGCTCCTCGGCTTCGGTGCCGCGACCATCCCGGCCGCCTCCAGCGAGCCGGAGCCGGCGGCCGCTCCCGCCGTCGTCCGCTCTCCCTCCACGACGGCGGAGGCGACGGCGGACGTCACCGCGGCGCCGTCGTCGGCCCCGAGCCCGACGCCCGCCGGCGGGGTGACGGCCCCGGAGGCCGCCGCGGAGGCGCCGCCCGGGAGCGCGCTGGCCGCCGCCGGGACGCTCGAGGTCAAGGGCCGCGCGCCGAAGACCGGGTACGACCGCGATCTCTTCGCCTACCGCGAGGTGGACCTGGACCGCAACGGCTGCGACGTGCGCAACGACGTCCTGCGCCGTGACCTCACGGAGGTGTCGATCAGGCCGGGGAGCAACGGCTGCGTCGTCGACACCGGGATGCTGGCCGACCCGTACTCCGGGGCCGTCATCCCCTTCGTGCGGGGCGTGGACACCTCGAGCGACGTGCAGATCGACCACGTGGTCGCCCTCTCCGACGCCTGGCAGAAGGGCGCGCAGCAGTGGGACGAGTCGCGGATGCGCCAGTTCGGCAACGACCCGCTCAACCTGCTCGCCGTCGACGGACCGCTGAACGCGCAGAAGGGTGATGGAGACACCGCCACCTGGCTGCCGCCGAACAAGGCGTTCCGCTGCGCGTACGTCGCGCGGCAGGTCGCGGTGAAGGTCGGCTACGAGCTGTGGGTGACCGAGGCGGAGCGCGACGCGATGGTCGGCGTGCTGTCCACCTGCCCGGACGAGCCGCTGCCGGTGGGCGAGACAGCTCCGCTGGCGCCTGAGCGCGAGGCTGCGGCGCCGGTACCTGCTCCGGCCCCGGCTCCGGCTCCCGCCCCGGTCGCTCCCGCACCTGCCCCGGCGCCCGCGCCCGCTCCCGCCGCCCCCGGGGGAGCGGGGGACCCGCGGTTCGGGACCTGCAAGGAGGCGCTCGCCGCCGGCTACGGCCCCTACGTGGCGGGCCGGGACGCGGAGTACGACTGGTACCGGGACGGTGACGGCGACGGCGTCGTCTGCGAGTGA
- a CDS encoding DUF3592 domain-containing protein, which yields MDVAALVLAGVGAVFALVAAGVNHFLVTRMERLCTAVTDGSVVRIVRSSDMYYPVIRYEVADRVYDRRKQVTVNKGTTFRVGARTHGHVDVGYDVGEQVRVRYDPDRPTRWFIEGDTQTRTFVKIFGLVGALFLSLGALAGIAALTGA from the coding sequence GTGGACGTCGCCGCTCTCGTGCTCGCAGGGGTGGGTGCCGTGTTCGCCCTGGTGGCGGCGGGCGTCAACCACTTCCTCGTCACGAGGATGGAGAGGCTGTGCACCGCGGTCACTGACGGCTCGGTGGTCCGGATCGTCCGCTCCAGCGACATGTACTACCCGGTGATCCGCTACGAGGTCGCCGACCGGGTGTACGACCGGCGCAAGCAGGTGACCGTCAACAAGGGCACGACCTTCCGCGTCGGGGCGCGGACGCACGGCCACGTGGACGTCGGCTACGACGTCGGCGAGCAGGTGCGCGTCCGGTACGACCCCGACAGACCCACCCGGTGGTTCATCGAGGGCGACACCCAGACCCGGACCTTCGTGAAGATCTTCGGCCTGGTCGGAGCGTTGTTCCTGTCGCTCGGTGCGCTGGCCGGGATCGCGGCGCTGACCGGCGCCTGA
- a CDS encoding SLC13 family permease, which produces MSDSNRSRPGPEQPATATGFAERASAPPGPTTERTGGTYRTFDEVQEILSPAEQRLERLRRTAGLFLGPLAGIAVYLATGTLDEPAQRLAGILTFVIVYWITEAIPIPVTAILAISLVVIFEVAPAADVFALFGNPTLFVFLGGFIIAESMRKHGLDRRFAFGVLSLPGVGSSVVRIIIAFGAITALLSAFVSNTATAAMMMPIGVGIVTFIAGVMSAEAGKELDPRRLRFATALMLMVAYGASVGGLLTPVGSPPNLIGRGLIEEATGETIPFFTWMVLAFPIVLLMFVALCVILVALNRPEVKRISGVDEYVRLERDQLGPMGPGGRNTLIAFAVAVVLWVTPGVVGLVTGGEGALYENVTARMNEGAVAVVAASLLFLLPVDFSRRQFTISWNDATKIDWGTILLFGAGITLGSLLGSTGLAETMGASLSDLLGVSSLLGLTLLATVIAVIISETTSNTASVGVVVPIVIPLAEAAGVNPVIPAVAAIFGASFGFMLPVSTPPNAIVYGTGMVPIMKMVRSGIVFDIVGIVLIVAGVMGMGALLGLG; this is translated from the coding sequence ATGTCTGACAGCAACCGCAGCCGGCCGGGGCCGGAGCAGCCCGCCACCGCCACCGGGTTCGCCGAGCGGGCGTCGGCGCCGCCCGGCCCCACCACCGAACGAACCGGGGGCACCTACCGCACGTTCGACGAGGTGCAGGAGATCCTCAGCCCGGCCGAGCAGAGGCTGGAGCGGCTGCGCCGCACGGCCGGCCTGTTCCTCGGCCCGCTCGCCGGGATCGCCGTCTACCTCGCCACCGGCACGCTCGACGAGCCGGCCCAGCGCCTGGCCGGGATCCTCACCTTCGTCATCGTCTACTGGATCACCGAGGCCATCCCGATCCCGGTGACGGCGATCCTCGCGATCTCGCTCGTGGTGATCTTCGAGGTCGCGCCGGCCGCCGACGTGTTCGCCCTCTTCGGCAACCCGACCCTGTTCGTCTTCCTCGGCGGCTTCATCATCGCCGAGTCCATGCGCAAGCACGGCCTGGACCGCCGCTTCGCCTTCGGGGTCCTGAGCCTGCCGGGCGTGGGCAGCTCGGTCGTGCGGATCATCATCGCGTTCGGCGCGATCACCGCGCTGCTCAGCGCCTTCGTCTCCAACACGGCGACCGCGGCGATGATGATGCCCATCGGCGTCGGCATCGTCACCTTCATCGCCGGCGTCATGTCGGCCGAGGCCGGGAAGGAGCTCGACCCTCGACGGCTGCGCTTCGCCACCGCCCTGATGCTCATGGTCGCCTACGGCGCGAGCGTCGGCGGCCTGCTCACCCCGGTCGGCAGCCCGCCCAACCTCATCGGGCGCGGGCTGATCGAGGAGGCGACGGGGGAGACCATCCCGTTCTTCACGTGGATGGTGCTCGCCTTCCCGATCGTGCTGCTGATGTTCGTCGCGCTGTGCGTCATCCTCGTCGCCCTCAACCGGCCCGAGGTCAAGCGCATCTCCGGCGTGGACGAGTACGTCCGCCTGGAGCGCGACCAGCTCGGCCCCATGGGCCCCGGCGGGCGGAACACCCTCATCGCCTTCGCCGTCGCCGTCGTGCTGTGGGTGACGCCCGGCGTCGTCGGTCTCGTCACCGGCGGCGAGGGGGCGCTGTACGAGAACGTCACGGCGCGCATGAACGAGGGTGCCGTCGCCGTCGTCGCGGCGAGCCTGCTGTTCCTGCTGCCCGTCGACTTCTCGCGGCGCCAGTTCACCATCAGCTGGAACGACGCCACCAAGATCGACTGGGGCACCATCCTCCTCTTCGGCGCCGGCATCACCCTCGGCAGCCTGCTCGGCTCCACCGGCCTGGCCGAGACGATGGGCGCCTCGCTCAGCGACCTCCTCGGCGTCAGCTCGCTGCTCGGCCTGACGCTCCTCGCCACCGTCATCGCGGTCATCATCAGCGAGACGACGTCGAACACCGCGAGCGTCGGCGTGGTGGTGCCGATCGTCATCCCGCTGGCCGAGGCCGCGGGCGTCAACCCCGTCATCCCGGCCGTCGCCGCGATCTTCGGGGCGTCCTTCGGGTTCATGCTGCCGGTCTCCACCCCGCCGAACGCGATCGTCTACGGCACCGGCATGGTCCCGATCATGAAGATGGTCCGCTCTGGGATTGTCTTCGACATCGTCGGGATCGTGCTCATCGTCGCCGGCGTGATGGGGATGGGCGCGCTGCTCGGGCTGGGGTAG
- a CDS encoding sulfite exporter TauE/SafE family protein — MNAGLLALVLAAVILGCVLQRTSGMGTGLVVAPALALAIGPVTGVMLTNATTIMSALLLTLAARAEIDWRRYAVVAPVVVLGAVPAALLVREADTGVLEVIIGVVVLTGLGGAVLWRGMPVVGGRVPGLAAGVVGGFLNTAVGVAAPAMLIYARATGWEQRPFAATLQPIFLTMGTVSLVTKLGVGAAGPAGPPDGWLVAAVACAVPVGVLLGGRVARRVSAGAARRLAVVVVSVGAMGTLVRGVARLVTTT; from the coding sequence ATGAACGCCGGGCTGCTGGCCCTCGTGCTGGCCGCGGTCATCCTGGGGTGCGTGCTGCAGCGCACGAGCGGCATGGGCACCGGCCTCGTGGTGGCTCCTGCACTCGCGCTCGCGATCGGGCCCGTCACCGGCGTGATGCTGACGAACGCGACGACGATCATGTCCGCGCTCCTGCTGACCCTGGCGGCGCGGGCGGAGATCGACTGGCGGCGCTACGCCGTCGTGGCTCCGGTGGTGGTCCTCGGGGCGGTCCCGGCCGCGCTGCTGGTCCGCGAGGCGGACACCGGCGTGCTCGAGGTGATCATCGGCGTCGTGGTGCTGACCGGCCTGGGCGGGGCGGTGCTGTGGCGGGGCATGCCGGTCGTGGGCGGCCGGGTCCCGGGCCTGGCCGCGGGCGTGGTCGGGGGCTTCCTCAACACCGCGGTCGGCGTGGCCGCGCCGGCGATGCTGATCTACGCCCGCGCCACCGGGTGGGAGCAGCGGCCCTTCGCCGCCACGCTCCAGCCGATCTTCCTCACCATGGGAACGGTGTCCCTCGTGACCAAGCTGGGCGTCGGCGCGGCGGGTCCCGCCGGTCCGCCCGACGGGTGGCTGGTGGCCGCCGTGGCGTGCGCCGTGCCGGTCGGCGTCCTGCTCGGCGGACGTGTGGCACGCAGGGTCTCAGCTGGCGCGGCGCGCCGGCTCGCCGTCGTCGTGGTGTCGGTCGGGGCGATGGGGACGCTCGTGCGCGGGGTCGCCAGGCTCGTGACGACGACCTGA
- a CDS encoding biotin/lipoyl-containing protein, with the protein MTDVLFPPLDETRPDTEGVLATWYVADGEQVSEGQLLGEVQVDKVDAEVTAPAAGTVRLLVAEDDAVRQGAPIARIE; encoded by the coding sequence ATGACGGACGTGCTCTTCCCGCCCCTCGACGAGACCAGGCCCGACACCGAGGGGGTGCTCGCCACCTGGTACGTCGCCGACGGCGAGCAGGTGTCCGAGGGGCAGCTCCTCGGCGAGGTGCAGGTGGACAAGGTCGACGCGGAGGTGACGGCCCCGGCCGCCGGAACGGTACGGCTCCTGGTCGCCGAGGACGACGCCGTCAGGCAGGGGGCGCCCATCGCGCGGATCGAGTAG
- a CDS encoding alpha-ketoacid dehydrogenase subunit beta, with amino-acid sequence MTTTAPTQPATRRLNTSKAMVEAIAQEMERDETVVYLGEDVGEYGGIFSSTTGLLERFGKDRVIDTPISETAFIGLGIGAATEGMRPIVELMFADFMGVCLDQIYNHMAKIHYFSGGNVKVPMVLTTAVGGGYSDGGQHSQCLWATFAHLPGMKVVVPSNPADAKGLMTSAIRDDSPVVYMFHKGIMGLPWMAKNRRAIDVVPEGEHLVPSGKANVVRPGTDVTVVTLSLSVHHALDVAERLDGEGVSAEILDLRSLVPLDREAILESVGKTGRLVVVDEDYLSFGLSGEVAATITDKDPSMLKAPVQRVTMPDIPIPYAHDLEYAVLPRQERIEAAVRRVLA; translated from the coding sequence ATGACCACCACCGCCCCCACCCAGCCGGCCACCCGGCGCCTCAACACCTCCAAGGCGATGGTCGAGGCCATCGCCCAGGAGATGGAGCGCGACGAGACCGTCGTGTACCTGGGGGAGGACGTCGGCGAGTACGGCGGCATCTTCTCCTCCACCACCGGCCTGCTCGAGAGGTTCGGCAAGGACCGGGTCATCGACACCCCGATCTCGGAGACCGCGTTCATCGGCCTCGGCATCGGCGCGGCCACCGAGGGCATGCGGCCGATCGTGGAGCTGATGTTCGCCGACTTCATGGGCGTCTGCCTCGACCAGATCTACAACCACATGGCGAAGATCCACTACTTCTCCGGCGGCAACGTCAAGGTGCCGATGGTGCTGACGACGGCGGTCGGCGGCGGGTACTCCGACGGCGGGCAGCACTCGCAGTGCCTGTGGGCCACCTTCGCGCACCTGCCGGGGATGAAGGTCGTCGTGCCGTCCAACCCGGCGGACGCCAAGGGCCTGATGACCTCCGCCATCCGCGACGACAGCCCCGTCGTGTACATGTTCCACAAGGGCATCATGGGCCTGCCCTGGATGGCCAAGAACCGCCGCGCGATCGACGTCGTCCCCGAGGGTGAGCACCTCGTGCCCAGCGGCAAGGCCAACGTGGTCCGGCCCGGGACCGACGTGACGGTGGTGACGCTCTCCCTGTCCGTCCACCACGCGCTCGACGTCGCCGAGAGGCTCGACGGCGAGGGCGTCAGCGCCGAGATCCTCGACCTGCGCTCGCTCGTGCCGCTCGACCGGGAGGCGATCCTGGAGTCCGTGGGGAAGACGGGCCGGCTCGTCGTCGTGGACGAGGACTATCTCTCCTTCGGGCTCTCGGGGGAGGTGGCCGCGACGATCACCGACAAGGATCCGTCGATGCTCAAGGCACCGGTGCAGCGGGTGACGATGCCGGACATCCCGATCCCGTACGCCCACGACCTCGAGTACGCCGTCCTGCCGCGGCAGGAGCGCATCGAGGCCGCGGTGCGGAGGGTGCTGGCATGA
- a CDS encoding thiamine pyrophosphate-dependent dehydrogenase E1 component subunit alpha, with product MSTDVSRPAPVPAPTDAGSPAPELPDDVRARLYETMVLSRTFEEAILREYHADKGPGFDIGKGLVPGEMHLSAGQEPVAAGVCAHLTTDDAVTATHRPHHFAVAHGVDLKKMTAEIFGRETGLGRGRGGHMHLFDPETHFSCSGIIAEGYPPALGMAFAFKRRGTGGIAVAVTGEGAANQGAFHESLNLAALWKLPVVFVVEDNEWGISVPRTASTSVPSNAVRAAAYGIPGERVEHNDVDAVYAAAERAVGRARAGEGPSLIEVATLRMWGHFEGDAQGYRADLESVSALDPIPLYETRLREAGVLDDAAVARTKEQATEKVEAAVAFAKDSPVPDVADVMKHVFAEEDR from the coding sequence ATGTCGACAGACGTGTCCAGGCCGGCACCTGTCCCGGCACCCACCGACGCCGGGTCACCCGCACCCGAGCTGCCCGACGACGTACGGGCCCGGCTCTACGAGACGATGGTGCTCTCCCGCACCTTCGAGGAGGCCATCCTCCGCGAGTACCACGCCGACAAGGGACCCGGTTTCGACATCGGCAAGGGCCTGGTCCCGGGGGAGATGCACCTCTCCGCCGGCCAGGAACCCGTCGCGGCGGGGGTGTGCGCGCACCTGACCACGGACGACGCCGTCACCGCCACGCACCGGCCGCACCACTTCGCCGTCGCCCACGGCGTCGACCTGAAGAAGATGACCGCCGAGATCTTCGGCCGTGAGACCGGCCTCGGCCGCGGCCGAGGCGGCCACATGCACCTGTTCGACCCCGAGACGCACTTCTCCTGCTCCGGCATCATCGCCGAGGGCTACCCGCCCGCGTTGGGCATGGCGTTCGCGTTCAAACGTCGGGGGACCGGCGGGATCGCCGTCGCCGTGACCGGTGAGGGGGCCGCGAACCAGGGGGCCTTCCACGAGTCCCTCAACCTTGCCGCGCTGTGGAAGCTCCCGGTCGTGTTCGTCGTCGAGGACAACGAGTGGGGCATCTCGGTCCCGCGGACCGCGTCCACGTCCGTGCCGTCCAACGCCGTGCGGGCGGCCGCCTACGGGATCCCCGGCGAGCGGGTGGAGCACAACGACGTCGACGCCGTCTACGCCGCAGCCGAACGGGCGGTCGGCCGCGCCCGGGCGGGGGAGGGCCCGAGCCTGATCGAGGTCGCGACCCTGCGGATGTGGGGCCACTTCGAGGGCGACGCACAGGGCTACCGGGCGGACCTCGAGAGCGTCTCCGCCCTCGATCCCATCCCCCTGTACGAGACCCGGCTGCGGGAGGCAGGCGTCCTCGACGACGCAGCCGTCGCCCGGACCAAGGAGCAGGCCACCGAGAAGGTCGAGGCCGCCGTCGCCTTCGCCAAGGACAGCCCCGTGCCCGACGTCGCCGACGTCATGAAGCACGTCTTCGCCGAGGAGGACCGATGA
- a CDS encoding STAS domain-containing protein — translation MMPTGQTARSRHEAGAVALLTTEGAVRLVLSGPIDQLCAADVDAAVGEAVASGLPVEVDTRHVTFMDTAGVAALQSLTAAFPLRATFVTPTDLVRFLLQVTHLDESVEIAPET, via the coding sequence ATGATGCCCACCGGACAGACCGCGCGATCGCGGCACGAGGCGGGCGCTGTCGCGCTCCTGACCACCGAGGGCGCGGTGCGGCTGGTGCTCTCCGGGCCGATCGACCAGCTCTGCGCCGCGGACGTCGACGCGGCCGTGGGCGAGGCCGTCGCGTCCGGGCTGCCCGTCGAGGTCGACACCCGCCACGTGACCTTCATGGACACCGCGGGCGTGGCGGCGCTCCAGTCGCTCACCGCAGCGTTCCCGCTGCGCGCCACGTTCGTCACTCCCACGGACCTCGTGCGATTCCTCCTCCAGGTGACCCACCTCGACGAGTCGGTGGAGATCGCGCCGGAGACCTAG